A section of the Citrus sinensis cultivar Valencia sweet orange chromosome 8, DVS_A1.0, whole genome shotgun sequence genome encodes:
- the LOC102630366 gene encoding protein argonaute 5 isoform X1, with protein MSRRGGGGRRPDSRRDQPTQAPAPSFQRGGGGAAGPPGRGRQGQRGGTGRGLHSGSDAAPSSPHTASTSTSPAPSSPSVSASSPSSSSVSTLVEETEQKLALAAPAAATLPPSSSQAMRLPVRPGFGTVGRKCVVRANHFMVQLAERDIHHYDVSITPEVTSKKINRHIISQLINLNGLTNLGQRIPAYDGMKSIYTAGPLPFESKEFIIKLPDSDPRPSSSTRPRRERQFRVLIRLASKPDLYTLQQFLRRMHFEAPYNVIRVLDVILKAAPSEKHTVVGRSFFSTDLGPMGQLGDGVEYWRGYFQSLRPTQMGLSLNIDVSACSFYEPILVTEFVQYYCSDLSHPLSDEVRLKVKKALKGIKVVLRHLDCKISTKITGISSQPMSQLMFTDDNATRLSVVQYFRQRYNIGLQFTSLPALLAGSEARPIYLPMELSRIAAGQRYTKRLNERQVTALLRATCQRPRDREANIRMMARENPYSEDTLVNKEFGIQMADGLASVDARILPAPMLKYHGTGQEASVNPGFGQWNMRNKKMFNGGRVEVWSCVNFSTHLNRDVPFQFCQGLVDMCNSKGMVFNPRPVIPISSSNPNQIEKALVDVHNRTTQQGKQLQLLIIILPDVSGSYGRIKRVCETELGIVSQCCQPRQASRLNIPYFENVALKINVKVGGRNTVLVDAVQKRIPLVTDRPTIIFGSDVTHPQPGEDSSPSIAAVVASMDWPEVTKYRGLVSAQAHNQEIIQDLYKSTQDPFGGSVHGGMIRELLIAFRRSTNLKPHRIIFYRDGVGEGQFSQVLLHEMSAIRQACASLEEGYAPPVTFVVVQKRHHTRLFPAEHNNRDLTDRSGNILPGTVVDTQICHPTQFDFYLNSHAGIRGTSRPIHYHVLYDENRFSADDLQVLTNNLCYTYARCTRSVSIVPPAYYAHLAAFRARYYIEDETSAGGSTGGSRSTADRNLAIRPLPVIKDNVKDVMFYC; from the exons ATGTCTCGACGGGGTGGCGGTGGTCGTAGGCCGGATTCTCGCCGTGACCAGCCGACTCAGGCACCGGCGCCGTCTTTCCAGCGCGGTGGTGGCGGAGCCGCTGGACCACCGGGCCGAGGGCGTCAAGGTCAACGTGGCGGTACTGGTCGTGGATTGCATTCCGGATCCGATGCAGCCCCGTCCTCACCACACACCGCTTCAACTTCGACGTCGCCGGCTCCTTCGTCTCCGTCTGTTTCAGCATCCTCTCCTTCTTCGTCTTCAGTTTCTACTCTTGTCGAAGAAACTGAGCAGAAACTGGCATTGGCGGCACCAGCGGCGGCTACTCTTCCGCCTTCGTCGTCGCAGGCAATGAGACTTCCGGTGAGGCCGGGATTCGGAACTGTTGGCAGAAAATGTGTTGTCAGAGCAAACCACTTTATGGTGCAACTTGCCGAGAGAGACATTCATCACTATGAT gtttCAATTACTCCAGAGGTGACGTCAAAAAAGATCAACAGACATATTATTTCTCAgctgattaatttaaatgggCTGACTAACTTGGGTCAACGAATACCTGCCTATGATGGTATGAAGAGCATTTACACAGCAGGGCCGCTGCCTTTTGAATCGAAGGAATTCATTATCAAGTTACCTGATAGTGATCCTCGTCCCAGCTCATCTACCAGGCCGAG AAGGGAGCGTCAGTTTAGGGTGCTTATCAGATTGGCGTCGAAGCCTGATCTTTACACTCTACAGCAGTTCTTACGCCGAATGCATTTTGAAGCTCCGTACAATGTTATACGAGTGCTTGATGTTATTCTCAAGGCAGCTCCATCAGAGAA GCATACTGTTGTGGGGAGGTCATTTTTCTCAACTGATCTTGGACCAATGGGTCAGCTTGGTGATGGCGTTGAATATTGGCGTGGATATTTTCAGAGTCTTCGCCCAACCCAGATGGGGCTATCTCTTAATATTG ATGTTTCAGCCTGTTCCTTTTATGAGCCAATTCTGGTTACTGAGTTTGTTCAGTATTATTGCAGCGACTTATCACATCCTCTTTCTGATGAAGTGCGTCTGAAG GTGAAAAAGGCATTGAAGGGAATAAAGGTAGTGCTCAGGCATTTGGATTGCAAAATAAGCACCAAGATCACTGGAATATCCAGTCAACCGATGAGCCAACTAAT GTTTACTGATGACAATGCAACAAGGTTGTCAGTGGTTCAATATTTTCGTCAAAGATATAATATTGGGCTTCAATTCACGTCATTGCCTGCCCTTCTAGCTGGAAGTGAAGCGAGGCCGATTTATTTGCCAATGGAG CTTTCTAGGATTGCCGCGGGACAGAGATATACTAAAAGATTAAATGAAAGACAAGTAACTGCTCTTTTAAGAGCAACCTGTCAGCGTCCTCGCGATCGTGAAGCAAATATACGGATG ATGGCTAGGGAAAATCCTTACAGTGAAGATACTCTTGTGAACAAGGAGTTTGGAATTCAAATGGCTGATGGTCTTGCATCGGTTGATGCTCGAATCCTACCTGCTCCAATG CTTAAATATCATGGAACTGGCCAAGAAGCAAGCGTGAATCCTGGTTTTGGGCAATGGAACATGAGGAACAAG AAAATGTTCAATGGTGGGAGGGTGGAAGTTTGGAGTTGTGTGAACTTCTCCACGCATTTGAATCGGGACGTGCCATTCCAGTTCTGTCAGGGGTTGGTAGACATGTGTAATAGCAAGGGAATG GTATTTAATCCGCGGCCTGTCATTCCCATAAGTTCATCCAACCCAAATCAAATTGAGAAGGCACTTGTCGATGTTCACAATCGGACTACACAGCAAGGGAAACAGCTTCAGctgttgataattattttacctgATGTTAGCGGATCATATG GAAGAATTAAGCGAGTTTGTGAAACAGAACTTGGGATTGTTTCACAATGCTGTCAGCCTAGACAGGCATCAAGGCTCAATATTCCGTATTTTGAAAATGTGGCTCTTAAAATCAATGTGAAG GTCGGAGGACGAAACACTGTGCTCGTTGATGCTGTTCAGAAAAGAATTCCTCTTGTGACTGATAGACCTACAATTATATTTGGTTCAGATGTCACCCATCCACAACCAGGAGAAGACTCTAGCCCTTCAATAGCGGCT GTGGTGGCCTCAATGGATTGGCCAGAAGTAACCAAGTACAGAGGACTTGTCTCTGCTCAGGCACATAATCAGGAAATTATCCAAGATCTCTATAAATCTACTCAAGATCCTTTTGGGGGTTCAGTTCATGGAGGAATGATCAG GGAACTGTTAATTGCGTTCAGAAGATCAACAAACCTTAAACCTCATAGGATTATTTTCTACCG AGATGGTGTTGGCGAAGGCCAATTCAGTCAGGTTTTGCTCCATGAAATGAGTGCTATCCGACAG GCCTGTGCCTCACTTGAGGAGGGATATGCGCCACCAGTTACGTTTGTTGTGGTACAAAAAAGGCATCATACTCGCCTTTTTCCTGCTGAGCACAACAACCGCGATCTGACAGATAGGAGTGGAAATATTTTGCCAG GAACTGTTGTTGATACTCAAATTTGTCACCCTACACAATTCGATTTTTATCTCAACAGCCATGCAGGAATTCGG GGAACCAGTCGCCCAATTCACTACCATGTGTTGTACGATGAGAACCGTTTTTCTGCAGATGACTTGCAAGTGTTAACAAATAACTTGTGTTACAC GTACGCAAGGTGTACTCGATCAGTTTCCATAG TGCCTCCAGCATATTATGCACATTTAGCAGCTTTTCGGGCTCGATATTATATTGAGGATGAAACATCTGCTGGTGGATCCACAGGTGGGAGTAGGAGCACAGCAGATAGGAATTTGGCTATCCGGCCACTTCCCGTCATCAAGGATAATGTGAAAGATGTAATGTTTTACTGCTGA